The Oscillospiraceae bacterium genomic interval GGATTGCCGGCCGCCGCCAAGGTCTCCAACGCCGGCAGGGCGGCCAGAGGCGACAGGTCTTCGATGTGGTTGTCGCCGATGTTCAGGTAGGTGAGCCCGGTCAGAGACCGTGCAAACTGGATGTCCGAAAGTTCGTTGGCGCTGATGTCGAGCCGCGTCAGCCCGGTCAGGGACCCGAGAAAAGCCGCGTCGCCGAGCCGGCAGCCGGCCAGGTTCAGCACTTCCAGCCCCGGCAGGAACGCCAGTGGCGACGGATCCGGCAGAGACTGCCCCCGCAGGCGCAGCACCTTGAGATTCGGCAGTGCGGGCAGATCCGCCAGAGAAGTCACCGTGTCGCCCTCCGCCTGCAGCTCCGTGATGAGCATCAGATCCTCCGGGGTGACGACCGCGTCGGCCGGTTTTTGCAGCTCGGCCCGGACAGCCGCGCCAATCGCCGCGTCGGCAAATAAGACGCCGGACGAGGTGGGCGGCGCGGACGGGGGTTCGCTCGGCGGCGAGACGGCGCTCGACGGCGTTTCCTGGGTCGAGGAGGGAGGGGTGGGTGGCGCGGACGACGACCGCGGCGCCAAAAACGGCAGCCAAGACGCCCGGAAATAGTACAGCAGGGCGCCCGTCAGGAGCGCGGCGGCCGTGAGTGTCAGCACAAGCGCTTTTTGCGGCGCGCGGCTGCGCGCCGCGGCCGGCCGCGGCGCAAACGGCGGTGCCGGCGGTTCCCCGGAAGGCATGCCCGCCGGCGGCGCGTGAGCGGGCGCCCCGGAGGGGTGCGGGACATACGGCGGCGCCCCGGAGGGCATACCCGCCGGCGGCGCGTAAGCGGGCGCCCCGGAGGGGTGCGAGGCATACGGCGGATACGGCGGGGCCGGCGGTTCCCCGGAGGGCATGCCTGTCGGCGGTGCGTAGGTGGGCGCCGCGGAGGGGTGCGGGGCAAACGTCGGCGGGGCCGGCGGCGTGCTCGGGGCCTGCACCGGGAACAGCAGTTTCGTCCGGTGTTCGATCTGCTGGCCCTGTCCCGACTCGCCGTGGCCCGGCAGCCTGTTCATGACAACCGTCTGCAGGGCGCGGCCCGTCAGAGAGGCGCGGTAGGCGTACAGATGTTCCAGCATCTCGGCGGCGTCTCGCCACCGCCTGTCCGGCTCGAACGCGCAGGCCCGCAGAATGATCCCCGACAGCGCGGCGTCGGCGAAGGCCGGCGGCGGCAGCGGATCCCCTTTTACCCGGAGCTCCTGCGCCGTATGGTATTCGAAATGCGAGATCAGCGCGGGCGGCGGCGGCAGGAAAGGGGCACGGCCCCCGTTGAGCAGGCGGTAGAGCACCAGCCCGAACGAGTAGATGTCCACACGGTAGTCGCCCTTTTCCTGACGAATCAGCTCCGGGGCCATGAACATCGTGGTGCCCCGGGCCGACATCCGCGTCACCGATTCGTCCAGCATTCTGGATATTCCAAAATCACCCAACTTAAAATCGCCGCCGCGGCTGATGAAGATGTTCTCCGGTTTCACGTCCCGGTGGACGAGGCTGCGCTTTTGCAGCACGGCCAGCGCGTTGCAAAGGTCCTCCCCCAGCTTGACCACATCGAGGAGGCGGATGGGAAACTCCCGCATATAGCCGGTCAGGTTCTGCAAGTACTCCATTTTAATGTAGATGTCGTAACCGGGCCCGTCCGCGCGCGGAATGATCTTGTGGTCGTCGTAGGAGACGAAATTCGTGTGCCCGCGCAGTTCGACGTTGATGTTGATTTCCGTCATAAAGGATTCCAGAATCTGCATGCAGTAGGTCTGGAGTGTGGCGGCGTTGGTCGCCATGCCTTCGGCGAAAATGTCGTCAATCTGACCGGTGTCGCCGGGGATGGGAATGTGTTTGATCGCGGAGTAATAAGTACTGCCGTATTCTTGTCTGGAAACCAGGTAGACCCTGCCGTATGCGCCGTTCCCCAGGAGACGCGTGAAGACCCATCCATCCCAGGGGCATACAAAGTTCTCCTGCAACATCTCATCATCTTCCTCGCGCTTGGAATGTGGGGCGCCCATTCGCTCAAAAAGAAAACATTTGGATGTTTTGTAAAAACATGGAATATTTGGAGGCGTCAAAATCCATCATATACCCACAGTCATTAGTACCTTGTTGCCGCGAAGCGGCAACAAAAAACAAGAATTTGGGTTGTGGGTTGCAGGTGCAACCCACGTTAGTATATAACATCGCGAGGCGATTTGCAAGATACGACAATTGGCGATCGCCAAGTCGGGGCGCGTCGATTTTTCACAGATTTACGCGCCGCCAAAATGTGGGGGCGCAGAGCAAGAGAACAGGATAAATTTCCAAACGGCCGACGATCATACACAGCGACAGCGTGAGCTTGCCGACCGCCGAAAAATCGGCGTAATGCCCCGTCGTTTCCACGAGGCCGAGACCCGGACCGATGTTGTTGAGAGAGGCGAAAACCGCCGAGATCGTCGAGAAGAGATCTTTTCCGTCGGTCGACAGCACGAGGACGCCGGCCGCCGCGAGGAGGACATAGAGAAAAAAGAAAATCACGACGCCGGACAGCGTGGACTCCTCCACCGCTTTGCCGTTGATGGTGACGGCCCGGATTGAGCGGGGATGGATCAGCTTGCCCACCTCCCGCCGGGCGATTTTGCACAGAAGCAGGACGCGCACGCATTTCAGCCCGCCGCCCGTGGAGCCGGCCGTGGCGCCGAGCACTGTCAGCAGGAAGAGGACAAACTGGCTCAGCGCGGGCCAGACGTTGAAGTCGGCCGTCGTGTATCCGGTGGTCGAGAGGAGGGAGGCGACCTGAAACGAGGCGTGCCGCAGCGCCTCTCCCGGCGCGCGATAGACGCCGCTGCTGAGGAGATTCAGCGCGACGAGGGCGGCCGCCGCGAGAGCGGTCGCCGTGTAGAGACGCAGTTCTTCGTCACGCAACACGGGCCGCCAATTGCGCTTTAGCAGCGCGTAATAGAGCGTGAAGTTGACGCCGGAAAGCAGCATGAACACCGTGATAACGCCCTCGACGTAGGCGCTGTCGAAGGCGCCCACGCTCGCGCCGCGGCTCGAAAAACCGCCCGTGCTCGCGGTGCCGAGGGCGTGGACGGCGGCGTCGAAGGGTCCCATGCCGCCGAGGAGGAGCAGCAGAAACACCGCCGCCGTGACGGCGAGGTAGATGCCGTAGAGGATCTTGGCCACCTGCCCGATTTTGGGCACGAATTTGTCGGGGCTGGGGCCGGGGAACTCCGCCCGCATGATGTGGACGGTGTTGGCCCGCGCGCCCGGCAAAATGGCCAGCATCAGGACCAGAAAGCCGAGGCCGCCCATCCAGAGGGTGAGGCTGCGCCAAAACAAAATCCCCCGCGGCAGGCTCCCCACAGCCCGCAGGACACTGGCGCCCGTCGTGCTGAAGCCCGAGATCGACTCAAACAGCGCGTCCACGACAAAAGGGGTGACCCCGCTGAGCAGAAAGGGCAGCGCGCCCAGTACGGACACCAGCAGCCAGCCGAACCCGACGACGGCGAAGCCGTCCTTCGCGTAGATGTCGGTGCTCTTCGGCCGCAGGGCGCTCATCCCCAGCCCCACCGCCGCTGTGATCAGAGCGGAGAGCAAAAACGCCGGCGCGTCGCCGTCCCCGCCCGGCAGCGCGATGCCAAACGAAATCAGCATCCCGGCCGCCTCGATGTAACACAGCGTGCCCAGGCTTTTGAAGACCATCAGATAATTCATAGTTTCACATCCGCGCGATTTAGTACCTTGTTGCCGCGAAGCGGCAACAAAAAACAAGAATTTGGGTTGTGGGTTGCAGGTGCAACCCACGTTAATATATTAAGTGCTGCGCACTCAGTTCCGGTTGTCTAAGATGTCGTCGAGGTCCGAGAGCGGGCGCCCCCTGGTGATCAGGACGACATGGTCCCCGAGCCTGAGGCAGTCGTTTCCGTGGGGGATGATGATGTCGCTGCCCCTCACGATGACGGCGACCAGCACGCCCCGCACGAGCGGCAGCTTCCGCAGCGGCGTGTCCAGCAGTTTGGAGGGGCGGCTGATGATGAACTCGATGGCCTCCGCCTGTTCGCCGAGGATCTGGTAGAGCGTGTTGACGGGGTTGCCCATCTCGTTTTGCAGGCTCCGCACGTACCGCAGGATGTAGTTGGCGGTGATGAGCTTGGGCTGCACGAGGTTGTCGATGCCCATGTCGTGGATCACCTGGGTGTAGCCGGTCCGGTTGATCTTGGCCACGACCTTTGGCACCCCGCACCACTTGGCCAGCAGGGCGGTCATCAGGTTCTCCTCGTCCATGCCGGTGACGGACACGAAGGCGTCCATGTGGCTCAGGTTTTCCGAGTGGAGCACCTTGTCGTCCGAGCCGTCGCCGTGGATGATCAGCGTCCTCGGCAGCAGTTCGGAGAGCTCGACACACCGGTCGGCGCGGCTTTCGATGATCTTGACCCTGATCTCGCTCTCGTCCAAGTACTGTGTGAGATAGTAGGCGATGCGGCCGCCGCCGACAATCATGACGTTTTTGACCCGCTGGGTGTGCAGTCCGATCTGGGTGCAGAAGCGAAAGATCCGGGACGGCCGCCCGATGATATAGATGAGGTCGCCGGCCTGTATCACCGTCTCCCCGTCGGGGATGATGACGTCGCCGCCGCGCGCGACGGCGCCGATCAGCACGGAGGAGGAGACTTTTTTGGAGATGTCTTTCAGCGGCATCCCGACGATGGGCATGTCGGCGGGCACTTTGATCTCGATCATCTCCACGCGGCTCTTCGCGAACATCTCCACGCTGGAGGCGGACGGGAATTCCAGCAGCTTCACGATCTCGGAGGCCACGGCCCGCTCCGGGTTGATGACGAGGTCGAGGCCGAGGTCGGTTTTGAGCTGCGAGAGCTCGTTTGCGTACTCCGGGTCGCGGATCCGCGCTATCGTGTGTTCCGCGCCGAGCTTTTTGGCCGTGAGGCAGCACACCATATTCATCTCGTCGCTGGAGGTGGCGGCGATCAGCAGATCCGCCTCCCGGACTCCGGCCTCCAGCAGGATCTTGGTGCTGACGCCGCTGCCCTTGATACAGCGGACGTCCAGGTTCTCGATGGTCTTACGCAGCGCCTCCGCGTTTTTGTCGATGATCGTCACGTCGTTGTCCGATTCGCGCGAGAGGTTCTCGGCGAGGTTATACCCGACCTTCCCGTCGCCGATGATGATGATTTTCACACAAAAGCCTCCGATGCAAAAAGACATCCCGGATTTTCCAATTTTTGGGCACATAGGCGCCGGAAGTTCACTCGATGATCCGTTTTTTATTATCCGGTTTTTACCCCGAATTGTCAATACGGCTATTGTTCCCGTCCCCCGTCCCCCGTCCCCCCGCAACTCCAAACTCAGCACTCAGCACTCAGCACTTCAAAAAAACCTCTTGCGCAGACGAAAAAAATCGGCTATAATAGGAACGATACAAATTTTAGCCGATTTTAGAAGAGGGATTGCGGTATGCGGTACATCAAACGCAGCATGGAGGACATTGTTCTCCGGTTGAGCGGGCAATATCCCGCGCTTTTGCTCACCGGGCCCCGCCAGACAGGGAAAACGACCATGCTGCAAAAGCTCATGGCCGAAGAAGGGGGGCGGCGGGCGTATGTCACGCTGGACGCATGGGAGGAGCGGCGGCTTGCGAAAAGCGATCCCGCGATGTTCTTTCAGCTTCACAGGCCGCCGCTCCTCATTGATGAGGTGCAGTACGCCCCGGAACTGTTCACCTATATCAAGATACACATAGACAAAAACCACAACCCCGGCGATTTCTGGATGACCGGTTCGCAGGCGTTCAAGCTGATGCGGGGCGTGCGGGAGTCTTTGGCCGGGCGTGTGGCGCTGCTGCGCATGTCGCCTCTGTCGCAACGAGAAATTGCCGGCGGCGGGGAGGCGGCCCCGTTTGCGCTTGACGTCGAAGCGCTGACGGCGCGGCAGGCGCTCACCGCGCCTGTTGCCGCGCCTCAGATGTACGAGCGCGTCTGGAAGGGCGGGATGCCGGCGCTCGTCAGCGGTCGGTATACGGATCAGGAGGTCTTCTATGCCAATTATCTGGAAACGTATTTAAATCGGGATGTGCGGGCGCTTTCCGCCGCCATAGATTCTCTCAAGTTTACGAACTTCATCACGGCCGCGGCGGCCCGCACCGGCGGATTGCTGAATGTCAAAAGCATTGCGGACGATGCGGATATAGACCAATCCACCGCGAAAAACTGGCTGAATATTTTGGA includes:
- a CDS encoding TrkH family potassium uptake protein gives rise to the protein MNYLMVFKSLGTLCYIEAAGMLISFGIALPGGDGDAPAFLLSALITAAVGLGMSALRPKSTDIYAKDGFAVVGFGWLLVSVLGALPFLLSGVTPFVVDALFESISGFSTTGASVLRAVGSLPRGILFWRSLTLWMGGLGFLVLMLAILPGARANTVHIMRAEFPGPSPDKFVPKIGQVAKILYGIYLAVTAAVFLLLLLGGMGPFDAAVHALGTASTGGFSSRGASVGAFDSAYVEGVITVFMLLSGVNFTLYYALLKRNWRPVLRDEELRLYTATALAAAALVALNLLSSGVYRAPGEALRHASFQVASLLSTTGYTTADFNVWPALSQFVLFLLTVLGATAGSTGGGLKCVRVLLLCKIARREVGKLIHPRSIRAVTINGKAVEESTLSGVVIFFFLYVLLAAAGVLVLSTDGKDLFSTISAVFASLNNIGPGLGLVETTGHYADFSAVGKLTLSLCMIVGRLEIYPVLLLCAPTFWRRVNL
- a CDS encoding protein kinase, which produces MLQENFVCPWDGWVFTRLLGNGAYGRVYLVSRQEYGSTYYSAIKHIPIPGDTGQIDDIFAEGMATNAATLQTYCMQILESFMTEININVELRGHTNFVSYDDHKIIPRADGPGYDIYIKMEYLQNLTGYMREFPIRLLDVVKLGEDLCNALAVLQKRSLVHRDVKPENIFISRGGDFKLGDFGISRMLDESVTRMSARGTTMFMAPELIRQEKGDYRVDIYSFGLVLYRLLNGGRAPFLPPPPALISHFEYHTAQELRVKGDPLPPPAFADAALSGIILRACAFEPDRRWRDAAEMLEHLYAYRASLTGRALQTVVMNRLPGHGESGQGQQIEHRTKLLFPVQAPSTPPAPPTFAPHPSAAPTYAPPTGMPSGEPPAPPYPPYASHPSGAPAYAPPAGMPSGAPPYVPHPSGAPAHAPPAGMPSGEPPAPPFAPRPAAARSRAPQKALVLTLTAAALLTGALLYYFRASWLPFLAPRSSSAPPTPPSSTQETPSSAVSPPSEPPSAPPTSSGVLFADAAIGAAVRAELQKPADAVVTPEDLMLITELQAEGDTVTSLADLPALPNLKVLRLRGQSLPDPSPLAFLPGLEVLNLAGCRLGDAAFLGSLTGLTRLDISANELSDIQFARSLTGLTYLNIGDNHIEDLSPLAALPALETLAAAGNPVADWSVVAHIPHVDGAPSTPTPTPPPTPATRPTPTPTPRPTPTRPTPTPTPPEQTPEQPPAPAPTPTPPPVVPVSGVTVSPGSALLDVGERIHLTAAVAPADATSKTVTWSSANTSVASVDRDGNVTALGAGTVYITASCGGRSGRCVITVG
- a CDS encoding ATP-binding protein codes for the protein MRYIKRSMEDIVLRLSGQYPALLLTGPRQTGKTTMLQKLMAEEGGRRAYVTLDAWEERRLAKSDPAMFFQLHRPPLLIDEVQYAPELFTYIKIHIDKNHNPGDFWMTGSQAFKLMRGVRESLAGRVALLRMSPLSQREIAGGGEAAPFALDVEALTARQALTAPVAAPQMYERVWKGGMPALVSGRYTDQEVFYANYLETYLNRDVRALSAAIDSLKFTNFITAAAARTGGLLNVKSIADDADIDQSTAKNWLNILETLGIVFYLHPYSNNVLKRTVKAPKLYFCDTGLVCCLSKWSSPETAMNGAMNGALLENYVVSEIVKSYQNNALEPRLYYYRDRDAKEIDLLLESDGQLYPMEIKKTASPDKRLTRVFGAIDKSPLRRGAGAVLCMAEQLGAFDRENLIVPIWLI
- the trkA gene encoding Trk system potassium transporter TrkA, with translation MKIIIIGDGKVGYNLAENLSRESDNDVTIIDKNAEALRKTIENLDVRCIKGSGVSTKILLEAGVREADLLIAATSSDEMNMVCCLTAKKLGAEHTIARIRDPEYANELSQLKTDLGLDLVINPERAVASEIVKLLEFPSASSVEMFAKSRVEMIEIKVPADMPIVGMPLKDISKKVSSSVLIGAVARGGDVIIPDGETVIQAGDLIYIIGRPSRIFRFCTQIGLHTQRVKNVMIVGGGRIAYYLTQYLDESEIRVKIIESRADRCVELSELLPRTLIIHGDGSDDKVLHSENLSHMDAFVSVTGMDEENLMTALLAKWCGVPKVVAKINRTGYTQVIHDMGIDNLVQPKLITANYILRYVRSLQNEMGNPVNTLYQILGEQAEAIEFIISRPSKLLDTPLRKLPLVRGVLVAVIVRGSDIIIPHGNDCLRLGDHVVLITRGRPLSDLDDILDNRN